One genomic segment of Rubripirellula amarantea includes these proteins:
- a CDS encoding BBP7 family outer membrane beta-barrel protein: MSVRKLTASLLTALAMLGGIAGANAQEHFNNLPPADPFAFDPDFRWFEPVYDMDLMDMKPKHRAATGWFATYDRLNLYGSNPETNDPNGPETKLDSGWGHRYEVGYMTPEDNGWYFNWTENSVAEAFYVRHEAANRYNGDQVVGGSGGGGAATDPNFGRITPPGEENNFGSDYRFFDVGDDTNVFSYNSFELNKTWRMEPYHYGGILEPLVGLRWMKLDDTAKSTRLSTFPDITAIPGFISSSPFPADQLLTDQSITENDLLGGQFGFRYFKFRDRFQYSADFKVFFGQNFQCARTNNEELWVLYGDPTDTTITVGDQILDIQRDATSPTRTRNEEFFVGFDLRGEIGYQLTKMITVRTGFQIIDIGTGVWRGGEAIGNVPGGDRDQDLVMVGGTFGLTLNR; the protein is encoded by the coding sequence ATGTCGGTACGGAAGCTGACGGCAAGTCTGTTAACAGCCTTAGCCATGCTAGGCGGAATCGCTGGGGCGAACGCTCAAGAGCATTTCAATAATCTGCCTCCGGCAGATCCATTCGCGTTCGATCCCGACTTTCGTTGGTTCGAACCCGTGTATGACATGGATTTGATGGATATGAAACCCAAGCATCGCGCTGCGACGGGGTGGTTCGCCACTTACGACCGGCTCAACTTGTACGGTTCCAATCCTGAAACCAATGACCCTAACGGTCCCGAAACCAAACTCGACAGTGGCTGGGGCCATCGTTACGAGGTTGGTTACATGACCCCCGAGGACAACGGGTGGTACTTCAACTGGACCGAAAACAGTGTTGCCGAGGCGTTCTATGTTCGCCACGAAGCAGCCAACCGTTACAACGGCGACCAAGTGGTTGGCGGAAGTGGTGGCGGCGGTGCGGCTACCGATCCAAATTTCGGACGCATCACACCGCCCGGCGAAGAAAACAACTTTGGTTCGGACTATCGATTCTTTGATGTTGGCGATGACACCAACGTGTTCAGTTACAATAGCTTCGAATTGAACAAGACTTGGCGAATGGAACCGTACCATTACGGTGGCATCTTGGAGCCATTGGTTGGTCTGCGATGGATGAAGCTTGACGATACTGCAAAGTCGACTCGCCTGAGCACCTTCCCCGATATCACCGCGATCCCTGGGTTCATCAGTTCGTCACCTTTCCCAGCCGACCAACTGCTGACCGATCAGTCCATCACCGAGAACGATTTGCTCGGCGGCCAATTTGGATTCCGATACTTTAAGTTCCGCGATCGTTTCCAATACTCCGCTGACTTCAAAGTGTTCTTTGGTCAAAACTTCCAGTGTGCGAGGACCAACAACGAAGAACTGTGGGTACTCTACGGAGATCCAACCGACACAACGATCACAGTCGGCGATCAAATCCTGGACATTCAACGTGACGCAACGAGTCCCACCCGAACACGCAACGAAGAGTTCTTTGTCGGATTCGACCTGCGAGGGGAAATTGGTTATCAACTAACCAAGATGATCACAGTCCGAACGGGCTTCCAAATCATCGACATCGGCACCGGAGTGTGGCGAGGTGGTGAGGCGATCGGCAATGTTCCCGGTGGCGACCGCGACCAAGACTTGGTCATGGTTGGTGGAACCTTCGGTCTGACACTTAATCGTTAA
- a CDS encoding DUF1800 domain-containing protein yields the protein MFRLTHHVILVSFCTLFSIGVSEAGDFYVDTSAESLQLRRQIRASQFLHHATFGPTIDEIDELADQMASVGVRQACSDWIDAQWALPATEQVPLVEAMLADDGYTGVERTAALNRYRHYAWWHSAVAGEDQLRQRVAWALIQILTTSEYGFGSIRPGNISGRPRWFSPASYYDVLIRLADGNYRDLLQEVTYHPVMGEYLSYLRNKKTSATNFPDENYARELMQLFTIGLYQLRPDGRQIVDANGNAIPTYDNHTIKELAKVFTGLTYQAPEGGNAWSSGNDPNVPMVMHNPRHEFGLKQPFDDLAIDGSDGDAEISEVLDYLFNHPNVGPFICYKLIQRLTRSNPSRAYLVRVVRKFNDNGQGVRGDMKAVVKAILLDAQAFQGLSPRRRTNPLRIAVLPREVAYSRLREPVVRYAGFLRSMQPTSDYATGRIMIPSQGANLNQTAYQIPSVFGFYDPDFQPAGGPLLSDIRVRIATPFVAAPEFSINTHDAYASWTNVILEQVKAGQAYFEDLPTIITFSFQMQCTLEFDWDDERLLVQEENGLEKLIDQFDLVYCSGSTPTAVKRHWKQTIESNIPKIDANGFPTNEWPKKRVQGALICVLTSVDAAVEF from the coding sequence ATGTTTCGATTGACCCATCACGTAATTCTGGTCAGCTTTTGCACCCTGTTCAGTATCGGGGTCTCTGAAGCAGGAGACTTTTACGTTGACACGAGCGCGGAATCACTGCAACTGCGACGGCAAATTCGCGCGTCGCAGTTTTTGCACCACGCGACCTTTGGCCCAACGATTGACGAGATCGACGAGCTTGCCGACCAGATGGCGTCGGTTGGGGTCCGACAAGCGTGCAGTGATTGGATTGACGCACAATGGGCATTGCCCGCAACCGAGCAGGTTCCGTTGGTCGAGGCAATGCTGGCTGATGACGGGTACACGGGCGTCGAACGAACGGCGGCGCTGAACCGCTATCGCCACTACGCTTGGTGGCATTCGGCGGTCGCGGGCGAAGACCAACTTCGTCAACGAGTCGCCTGGGCGCTCATCCAAATCTTGACGACCAGCGAATACGGGTTTGGTAGCATCCGGCCCGGGAACATCAGCGGTCGACCAAGGTGGTTTTCGCCAGCGTCCTATTACGACGTTCTCATTCGGTTGGCCGACGGCAACTACCGCGATCTATTGCAAGAAGTCACCTATCACCCGGTGATGGGGGAATACCTGTCGTACCTGCGAAACAAGAAAACGAGCGCAACCAATTTCCCTGATGAAAACTATGCTCGCGAGTTGATGCAATTGTTCACGATAGGGCTGTATCAATTGCGACCCGATGGACGCCAAATAGTGGACGCAAACGGCAACGCGATTCCGACTTACGACAACCACACGATCAAAGAATTAGCGAAGGTCTTCACCGGCTTGACGTATCAGGCGCCCGAGGGTGGCAACGCGTGGTCGTCGGGAAACGATCCGAACGTTCCGATGGTGATGCACAACCCGCGTCACGAGTTTGGGCTGAAGCAACCCTTTGACGATCTTGCGATTGACGGTTCCGATGGCGACGCCGAGATCTCGGAGGTGCTTGATTATCTGTTCAACCACCCCAACGTCGGTCCGTTTATCTGCTACAAGTTGATTCAACGATTAACGCGCAGCAATCCTTCGCGAGCCTACTTGGTGCGAGTGGTGCGAAAGTTCAACGATAACGGGCAAGGCGTTCGCGGCGATATGAAAGCGGTTGTGAAGGCGATTTTGCTCGATGCGCAAGCCTTCCAAGGACTCTCACCCCGCCGTCGTACCAACCCTCTTCGCATTGCGGTTTTGCCGCGAGAAGTTGCCTACAGTCGGCTGCGTGAACCGGTAGTTCGTTACGCCGGTTTCTTACGTTCGATGCAGCCGACCAGTGACTACGCGACCGGGCGGATAATGATTCCATCGCAGGGTGCGAACCTGAATCAGACGGCGTATCAGATCCCCAGCGTGTTTGGTTTCTACGATCCCGATTTCCAGCCCGCCGGTGGTCCGTTGCTTAGCGATATTCGGGTGCGGATTGCGACTCCGTTCGTGGCGGCACCCGAGTTCAGCATCAACACTCACGATGCCTACGCGAGCTGGACCAACGTTATTCTGGAACAGGTCAAAGCGGGACAGGCATACTTTGAAGACTTGCCCACTATCATCACGTTTTCGTTCCAAATGCAATGCACGCTGGAGTTCGATTGGGATGACGAACGCTTGCTGGTTCAGGAAGAAAACGGTCTTGAAAAGTTGATTGACCAATTTGACTTGGTGTATTGCAGCGGCAGCACGCCGACGGCTGTGAAACGTCATTGGAAACAGACCATTGAATCTAACATTCCCAAGATCGATGCCAATGGCTTCCCCACCAACGAATGGCCAAAGAAGCGAGTGCAGGGTGCCCTGATTTGCGTCCTAACCAGCGTCGATGCCGCGGTCGAGTTCTAA
- a CDS encoding Ig-like domain-containing protein, whose translation MTCRSFQRTVTVSANADYTGSYAFRVLEMSTLATPISLDTTVNGIVNPTDTTNLYHFAGTAGTSVYVDSLSDTTTESSGYTASWAVIDQYGATLASNAYMVNDLGRIDLPHTGNYTIVVQGNLAAADGIENYSLRVHSVADSTTPLTLNTAVNTNTTIPGQARNYTFTLGAPTSLYFDSRTNDGGVQWKLKGPQGNVVGETSLSSDDNVIGLMPAGSYTLTINRNDGGIGGFGFNLLDMASATAIDAGDPTIVFDPMEFDQRGDTFARVLYGQIDIGAIEGAQGSPLLAINDSATTNEDTSVVVSVLTNDTPTGEVQILGVQDGSDGSVTNNGDGTVTYTPDTGFTGTDSFDYTIALNDVELVSSAASGGDRFGNAVAIDGDFAVVGSYLDDPSSVTSSGSAFVYRRTGETTWTQVAQLTGDLDANGIGVQFGYSVAIDGDTVAVSAQKDRQNGFQAGAIYVFDRNQGGVDNWGLVKKIIGGDTTTRDLFGRSIALSGNTIVVGASVADPVGQSSGAAYVFERNLGGAGNWGQSMKLVASNGAAEDRFGQSVSIDGDLIAVGAFRHDGLSNDTGAVYVFGRDTGGAGNWGEDKAIEAGDAVLADQFGYSVSIDGGFLAVGARQDDEGGLNQRGSVYLFGQDEGGVGNWGQVTKILASDALAGDRLGWSVDLSGDRLVDGAIGSDIGGSTSGNAYLFENIAGVWTQTRSLSNDKVTAADEYGFAVAVDADVAVVGSWLDNRPSNNSGGAYVFDLHTSTATVNVSVTEANSEMPLVNRAPANKQGEAQTLRASDVDAVLELGEFDLESLPSMKRGGVKKHMAADGVFVESENKTGELDSFEMGAGLQEDAMAATLSLLSRQSHLQDASVDGI comes from the coding sequence TTGACATGTAGATCGTTTCAACGCACGGTTACCGTTTCTGCAAACGCGGACTACACCGGAAGCTACGCCTTTCGCGTTCTGGAAATGTCGACTCTGGCAACACCCATTTCTCTGGATACGACCGTCAATGGAATCGTCAATCCTACGGACACAACGAACCTCTATCATTTCGCTGGCACGGCTGGAACGAGCGTCTACGTTGATTCCTTAAGCGACACGACCACCGAATCAAGTGGCTATACCGCGTCGTGGGCTGTCATTGATCAATACGGTGCGACACTCGCTTCGAATGCTTACATGGTCAACGACCTCGGTCGAATCGATTTGCCCCACACCGGCAACTACACGATTGTTGTCCAAGGCAACTTGGCTGCAGCGGATGGAATTGAGAACTATTCACTGAGGGTTCATTCCGTTGCCGATTCCACGACGCCACTGACCTTAAACACGGCGGTCAACACGAACACGACGATCCCTGGTCAAGCGAGGAACTACACGTTCACGTTGGGAGCACCGACCAGTTTGTATTTCGATAGCCGTACGAATGATGGCGGTGTGCAGTGGAAGCTCAAGGGGCCCCAGGGTAACGTGGTGGGCGAAACGTCTCTCTCGAGCGACGACAACGTGATTGGTTTAATGCCGGCAGGCAGCTACACATTAACCATCAATCGCAACGATGGTGGAATCGGAGGCTTTGGCTTCAATCTGTTGGACATGGCCAGTGCGACTGCGATCGACGCCGGTGATCCGACGATCGTGTTTGATCCGATGGAATTCGACCAACGTGGCGATACGTTTGCTCGTGTGCTGTATGGCCAAATCGACATCGGTGCCATCGAGGGCGCGCAAGGATCGCCGCTGCTTGCGATCAACGATAGTGCGACCACCAACGAAGATACGTCGGTGGTTGTTTCCGTGCTGACCAATGACACACCGACGGGTGAGGTGCAGATTCTGGGGGTTCAGGACGGTTCCGACGGTTCGGTCACCAACAATGGTGATGGCACAGTAACGTACACGCCTGACACAGGGTTCACCGGAACCGACTCATTTGATTACACGATCGCACTCAATGATGTCGAACTCGTCAGCAGCGCTGCGTCGGGTGGCGACCGGTTTGGCAATGCTGTTGCCATCGATGGTGACTTTGCTGTTGTCGGTTCGTACCTGGATGATCCGTCGAGCGTCACCAGCTCGGGTTCGGCTTTCGTGTACCGCCGAACCGGTGAGACGACTTGGACACAAGTTGCGCAACTGACCGGTGACCTCGATGCTAACGGTATTGGTGTACAATTCGGTTACTCGGTAGCGATTGACGGTGACACCGTCGCCGTCAGTGCGCAAAAAGACCGGCAAAACGGATTCCAGGCTGGGGCGATTTACGTCTTCGATCGCAACCAGGGCGGCGTCGACAACTGGGGATTGGTCAAGAAAATCATCGGTGGCGACACAACCACACGCGACCTGTTTGGACGCTCCATCGCTCTCTCAGGTAACACGATTGTCGTGGGTGCCAGTGTCGCCGATCCAGTCGGCCAATCGTCCGGTGCTGCTTATGTATTTGAGCGCAACCTTGGTGGCGCTGGCAACTGGGGCCAATCCATGAAACTGGTCGCCAGCAACGGAGCAGCTGAGGATCGGTTCGGTCAATCCGTTTCCATCGACGGCGACTTGATTGCCGTGGGAGCGTTCCGTCATGACGGTTTGTCCAACGACACGGGAGCAGTATACGTGTTCGGACGCGACACGGGTGGAGCTGGCAATTGGGGCGAAGACAAAGCCATCGAAGCGGGCGACGCAGTTCTGGCAGACCAGTTTGGCTACTCGGTATCGATCGACGGCGGATTCCTTGCCGTCGGTGCTCGCCAAGACGACGAAGGCGGACTGAACCAACGAGGTTCGGTATATCTATTTGGCCAGGACGAGGGCGGAGTCGGCAATTGGGGGCAAGTGACCAAAATACTGGCAAGCGATGCGTTAGCCGGTGATCGCTTGGGATGGTCGGTCGACCTATCCGGTGATCGCTTGGTAGACGGAGCGATTGGTTCGGACATTGGTGGTTCAACTTCAGGCAACGCCTACCTGTTTGAAAACATCGCAGGCGTCTGGACCCAAACACGATCGCTTAGCAACGACAAAGTCACAGCGGCCGATGAATACGGATTCGCGGTGGCCGTCGATGCGGACGTCGCGGTGGTGGGTTCGTGGCTAGACAATCGCCCGTCTAATAACAGTGGAGGCGCCTACGTGTTTGATCTGCACACGTCAACGGCGACCGTCAATGTCTCGGTAACGGAAGCTAATTCCGAAATGCCGCTCGTGAACAGGGCTCCCGCGAACAAACAAGGAGAGGCTCAAACATTGCGAGCATCGGATGTCGATGCCGTGCTAGAACTTGGGGAGTTTGACCTTGAAAGCCTGCCGAGTATGAAGCGAGGAGGGGTGAAAAAGCATATGGCTGCTGATGGGGTCTTTGTTGAGTCTGAGAACAAGACTGGCGAATTGGACAGTTTCGAGATGGGAGCGGGTCTACAGGAAGATGCCATGGCTGCAACATTGTCGTTACTAAGTCGCCAATCACATTTGCAGGACGCGTCGGTGGATGGCATTTAA
- a CDS encoding aminotransferase class I/II-fold pyridoxal phosphate-dependent enzyme translates to MNPSVELQHFFNSKIPPRDHFTSVLEFWAEHRGDMPAYVFTDTESVEVSLTYAQLWDKVQALAGYLQHRCRIRANDRVLLLYPPCLDFVVGFYACHAVGAIAVPAYPPRRNRKASRIRSIVVDASATWALSTTGIVEQLTGSHQHDDLIGVQLVATDDPECQAMEHYRAPKRSSESLAVLQYTSGSTGSPKGVMLNHRNLIANSELILHGFHPSPETVGMSWLPTYHDMGLVGGVLMPMYMGKVCVLMSPMTFLQRPVRWLRGISKYGVTVSGGPNFAYQLCADKISEAEAAELDLSTWEIAFNGAEPIRASTLDKFSRRFASQGFRKEAMLPCYGMAETTLIVTGGPVSPRPIMSTFDADQLAEKKVVPIGEDESNARKLVACGEVLPGETVLIVDPDTNEVLAGDCIGEIWVDSPSVGQGYYQRKDATERTFKATTADGRGPFLRTGDLGFLHEGQLYVSGRLKDMIIVRGVNRYPQDIEETVEQASEVVQAGSVGAVAMDHDGREQLVIVAEAARIRDLDWDSQIQAIRRAVTAEHDLPPDAVYLVRNSSIPKTSSGKIQRHACLHAVRDGDLKLVAKWVRWEENQSASIGSASSFDDVGAPMMQAAARNGAAINYDDVSPSVAGVIINHVRKVAGERAGHLALDTNIVLDLGLDSLERLEIARKLERSFGGRFPEQVLDEIETIGQTALAIQRYLTPGAEARADAFLAGDVDNDELTESASENGFVGTVVKTVEPEDSVEQFAEYRRLKNTMEQMMMTGVPNPYFTVHDSVVSDTTIVDGQTLISFASYNYLGLSGHPAVSAAAADAVAKYGTSVSASRLVSGEKPIHGQLERKIAKWIGVDNSILMVGGHATNETTIGHLVGEGDLIVHDSLAHNSIVQGALLSGARRRPFPHNDFAALDRLLTENRSRYRRVLIAIEGVYSMDGDFSDVPSFIEVKKKHRAMLMVDEAHSFGTMGQHGRGMAEYFDINARDVDIWMGTLSKSAASCGGYIAGSNALIELLRYTAPGFVFSVGMPPAQVAAALAAIETLEKEPERVQRLRDRSELFLSLCHEAGLDTGDSEGTPVVPVITGNSMVALRLSNRLKGDGINVQPILYPAVDESAARLRFFITSEHSEEQIRFTVARTAAHIAELGFDSKPAAMS, encoded by the coding sequence GTGAACCCCTCCGTGGAACTGCAGCATTTCTTCAATAGTAAAATTCCGCCCCGAGATCACTTCACGTCTGTATTGGAGTTTTGGGCGGAGCACCGGGGGGACATGCCGGCGTACGTCTTCACCGATACCGAATCCGTCGAAGTAAGCCTCACCTATGCCCAATTGTGGGACAAGGTTCAGGCGCTCGCTGGTTACCTTCAACATCGCTGCCGCATCCGGGCCAATGATCGGGTCCTGCTTCTCTATCCACCATGTTTGGATTTCGTCGTTGGCTTTTATGCCTGCCATGCGGTAGGCGCGATTGCTGTCCCAGCGTATCCACCACGCCGAAACCGCAAGGCTTCGCGAATCCGTTCGATCGTGGTTGACGCCAGTGCCACGTGGGCGTTGTCGACCACCGGAATTGTCGAACAGCTCACCGGCAGCCACCAGCACGATGACTTGATCGGTGTGCAATTGGTGGCAACGGATGACCCCGAATGCCAAGCGATGGAGCATTACCGTGCGCCGAAGCGATCTTCTGAATCATTGGCGGTGCTTCAGTACACGTCCGGTTCGACCGGGTCGCCCAAAGGTGTGATGCTGAATCATCGCAACTTGATTGCCAATAGCGAACTGATCCTGCATGGCTTCCATCCTTCGCCCGAAACGGTGGGCATGAGTTGGTTGCCGACGTATCACGACATGGGGTTGGTCGGCGGCGTATTGATGCCGATGTACATGGGCAAGGTTTGCGTGCTGATGAGCCCGATGACGTTCTTGCAGCGTCCGGTGCGTTGGTTGCGAGGGATTTCGAAGTACGGTGTCACGGTCAGTGGTGGTCCCAACTTTGCCTATCAACTTTGCGCCGACAAAATTTCGGAAGCGGAAGCTGCTGAATTAGATCTTTCGACTTGGGAGATCGCATTCAATGGTGCGGAACCGATTCGCGCCTCAACTCTCGATAAGTTCTCTCGTCGATTTGCCTCGCAAGGGTTCCGCAAGGAAGCGATGTTGCCCTGTTATGGCATGGCGGAAACGACGCTGATCGTTACTGGCGGACCGGTCAGCCCGCGTCCGATCATGTCGACGTTCGACGCCGACCAATTGGCCGAAAAGAAAGTCGTTCCGATTGGCGAAGACGAGTCGAACGCTCGCAAGCTGGTTGCCTGTGGCGAGGTTCTTCCCGGTGAAACCGTTTTGATCGTTGATCCTGATACCAATGAAGTATTGGCGGGTGATTGCATCGGCGAAATTTGGGTCGACTCACCATCCGTGGGCCAGGGCTATTATCAACGCAAGGACGCAACCGAACGAACGTTCAAGGCGACCACTGCCGATGGTCGAGGACCATTTCTTCGCACCGGTGACTTGGGCTTCCTGCACGAAGGACAACTTTACGTGTCCGGTCGCTTGAAGGACATGATCATTGTTCGCGGCGTCAACCGATACCCTCAGGACATCGAAGAAACCGTCGAACAGGCCAGTGAAGTCGTGCAGGCGGGTAGCGTCGGAGCGGTCGCGATGGACCACGACGGTCGTGAGCAACTCGTGATCGTCGCGGAAGCAGCCCGCATCCGCGACCTCGATTGGGATTCCCAGATTCAAGCGATTCGCCGAGCGGTGACCGCTGAGCACGACCTGCCACCGGACGCCGTCTACTTGGTTCGCAACAGCAGTATTCCGAAAACGAGCAGTGGTAAAATTCAGCGTCACGCATGTTTGCACGCGGTGCGCGACGGAGATTTGAAACTGGTCGCTAAATGGGTGCGCTGGGAAGAAAATCAATCTGCTTCGATCGGTAGTGCGTCATCGTTTGATGATGTTGGGGCGCCGATGATGCAAGCAGCCGCTCGCAATGGCGCCGCCATCAATTACGACGACGTTAGTCCGTCGGTGGCTGGTGTCATTATCAATCACGTTCGTAAGGTGGCGGGCGAACGAGCCGGGCATCTTGCGCTTGATACTAATATCGTGCTTGACCTTGGGCTGGATTCGCTTGAGCGTCTTGAGATCGCTCGCAAGCTTGAGCGTAGTTTCGGGGGCCGCTTTCCAGAGCAAGTGCTCGACGAAATCGAAACCATTGGTCAAACCGCACTCGCCATTCAACGTTACTTAACGCCTGGTGCCGAAGCTCGCGCTGATGCGTTCTTGGCCGGCGATGTCGACAACGACGAACTCACCGAATCAGCAAGCGAAAACGGTTTCGTCGGCACAGTGGTGAAGACAGTTGAGCCGGAAGACAGCGTCGAACAGTTTGCCGAATATCGGCGACTAAAGAACACGATGGAACAAATGATGATGACGGGGGTCCCTAACCCGTATTTTACCGTTCATGATTCCGTGGTCTCGGACACCACCATCGTTGATGGTCAAACGTTGATCAGCTTTGCCAGTTACAACTACCTTGGTTTGAGTGGTCATCCCGCCGTCAGCGCCGCCGCAGCCGATGCGGTCGCCAAGTACGGGACAAGCGTCTCGGCGAGTCGATTGGTATCGGGCGAAAAACCAATTCATGGTCAATTGGAACGAAAGATCGCAAAGTGGATCGGCGTCGATAATTCGATCCTAATGGTTGGTGGCCACGCAACCAACGAAACGACGATCGGACATCTTGTCGGTGAAGGGGATTTGATCGTCCACGATTCGTTGGCTCACAATTCAATCGTGCAAGGCGCGCTGCTTTCTGGTGCTCGTCGTCGTCCTTTTCCTCACAACGACTTTGCCGCGCTCGATCGATTGCTTACCGAAAACCGATCCCGCTATCGCCGTGTATTGATCGCGATCGAAGGCGTGTACAGCATGGACGGCGATTTTTCGGATGTGCCAAGTTTCATCGAGGTCAAGAAGAAACACCGTGCGATGCTAATGGTCGACGAAGCGCACTCGTTTGGAACCATGGGGCAGCATGGTCGCGGGATGGCTGAGTACTTCGATATCAACGCTCGTGATGTTGATATTTGGATGGGCACCCTTAGCAAGTCGGCTGCTTCTTGTGGCGGCTACATTGCCGGGTCCAATGCACTGATCGAATTGCTTCGTTACACCGCGCCTGGCTTTGTGTTCAGTGTGGGAATGCCTCCGGCGCAAGTCGCCGCAGCTCTCGCCGCAATTGAAACACTCGAAAAGGAACCCGAGCGAGTTCAACGTTTGCGAGATCGCAGTGAACTATTCTTATCGCTATGTCATGAAGCGGGGCTGGATACCGGCGATAGTGAGGGCACGCCTGTGGTGCCCGTCATTACTGGCAATTCGATGGTGGCACTTCGCCTATCCAACCGATTGAAAGGCGACGGCATCAACGTTCAGCCGATTCTCTACCCAGCGGTGGACGAAAGCGCCGCACGCTTGCGGTTCTTCATCACCAGTGAGCACTCTGAAGAACAGATTCGCTTTACTGTTGCCCGTACCGCAGCGCATATCGCCGAACTCGGCTTCGACTCCAAACCGGCTGCAATGTCTTAG
- a CDS encoding DUF1501 domain-containing protein has translation MNIPNTNFENLPGASRRQFLKRLGGCGLMTNASLMSTMLSLGECGVAAAQQNPSDYKALVCLFLYGGNDSFNMLTPLTPGEYENYVTVRGGLYDSPSLGVALPESLLHPIVDASSSRSFGVHPEMPEIQSIYNDGNAAFISNVGSLVRPTTIADFNADVSLPLGLFSHLDLQRHWMSSIPQSRLQVSGWMGRMADWTSSMAAPSNFSMNISLDRTNLMQTGRDLVPYVISPDGSTEVLAYGDLSDPLNAIMTGATDDMLTRSHANRFKQLFSNNASEALTLASQFNSAIAATPDLEAYFPTERASSLQQKLKIVARTIAAQQTLGHGRQTFFIGVGGFDNHQELIAAQGLNLGMVSKAIADFFAAVQSLGKGSEVVTFTASDFGRTLSSNGRGTDHGWGGNQLVVSEAVVGNRILGDYPVNLLNSPDLDVGRGRLLPTTSVDEMASELAMWFGVPNDSQLELILPNAREFVSTGNDRPVGFLS, from the coding sequence ATGAATATCCCCAACACCAACTTTGAAAACCTACCCGGCGCTTCAAGACGACAATTTCTGAAGCGATTGGGTGGTTGCGGATTGATGACCAACGCGTCGCTGATGTCGACGATGCTTAGCCTCGGTGAGTGCGGCGTTGCGGCGGCGCAGCAGAATCCCAGCGATTACAAAGCACTAGTGTGTTTGTTTCTATACGGCGGAAACGATTCGTTCAACATGCTGACTCCGTTAACGCCCGGTGAGTACGAGAACTACGTCACCGTACGTGGCGGACTGTATGATTCACCCAGTCTCGGCGTGGCGTTGCCTGAGTCGTTGTTGCACCCGATTGTCGACGCGTCGAGCAGTCGCAGTTTCGGCGTGCATCCAGAAATGCCTGAGATTCAATCCATCTACAACGACGGCAACGCGGCTTTCATCAGCAACGTCGGTAGTCTCGTTCGACCGACCACGATCGCCGATTTTAATGCGGATGTAAGTCTTCCGCTTGGATTGTTCAGCCATTTGGACTTGCAGCGACATTGGATGTCCTCGATACCTCAATCGCGTTTGCAAGTGAGCGGTTGGATGGGTCGCATGGCGGATTGGACGTCGTCGATGGCCGCACCGTCAAACTTCTCGATGAACATTTCTCTCGATCGCACCAACCTGATGCAGACGGGTCGCGATCTTGTGCCGTACGTCATCAGCCCCGATGGATCGACCGAAGTGCTGGCGTACGGCGACTTGTCGGACCCACTGAACGCGATCATGACTGGGGCGACCGACGACATGCTCACGCGCAGCCACGCCAATCGGTTTAAGCAACTGTTCTCTAACAATGCAAGCGAAGCCCTGACGTTGGCAAGTCAGTTCAATTCGGCGATCGCCGCGACTCCAGATTTAGAAGCCTATTTTCCGACTGAGCGAGCGTCATCGTTGCAGCAGAAACTTAAGATCGTCGCCCGTACCATCGCCGCGCAGCAAACCCTGGGCCACGGTCGTCAAACGTTCTTCATTGGCGTCGGCGGCTTTGATAACCACCAAGAGTTGATTGCAGCACAGGGGCTGAACCTTGGCATGGTGTCGAAGGCCATTGCTGACTTCTTTGCCGCGGTCCAGTCGCTAGGAAAAGGCAGCGAGGTGGTGACATTCACGGCCAGCGATTTCGGACGCACACTTTCGAGCAACGGACGCGGCACCGATCACGGCTGGGGCGGCAACCAGCTTGTCGTTAGCGAAGCTGTCGTGGGCAATCGGATTCTGGGTGATTACCCCGTCAACTTGCTCAACAGTCCCGACCTGGATGTCGGACGCGGGCGGTTGTTACCAACGACGTCGGTCGACGAAATGGCGTCCGAGTTAGCGATGTGGTTCGGAGTGCCCAATGACTCGCAACTGGAATTGATCCTGCCCAACGCCCGTGAATTCGTGAGCACCGGAAACGATCGCCCGGTTGGTTTTTTGAGCTAA
- a CDS encoding LamG domain-containing protein has translation MANQFEWRSHSGARAEYFFDDKENVFVDDDVNLHLKITQRDDGRWSASEVSLTQSLGYGTYQWEVASRYDGLPSNVVVGLFTYISPQSVAEQAELQQDHASLHVVAR, from the coding sequence ATGGCGAATCAGTTCGAGTGGCGATCGCACTCGGGGGCCAGGGCCGAATATTTTTTCGACGATAAGGAAAACGTTTTCGTTGACGACGACGTCAACTTGCACTTGAAGATCACGCAGCGGGACGACGGACGATGGAGTGCCAGTGAAGTCTCGCTCACCCAGTCGCTTGGTTATGGCACGTACCAGTGGGAAGTCGCGTCGCGGTACGACGGTCTGCCATCCAACGTGGTTGTCGGGTTATTCACTTACATCTCGCCGCAAAGCGTCGCCGAGCAAGCCGAGCTCCAACAAGACCACGCATCGCTTCACGTGGTCGCACGATAA